A region from the Aegilops tauschii subsp. strangulata cultivar AL8/78 chromosome 5, Aet v6.0, whole genome shotgun sequence genome encodes:
- the LOC109769218 gene encoding protein ALWAYS EARLY 3 isoform X1: MSSTRKVRNVNKRYAKINEDWPEKDATVVHKNKVRKKKLSDLGSQWSKDELERFYAAYRKYGKDWRKVAGAVHDRTSDMVEALYNMNRAYLSLPEGTATAAGLIAMMTDHYNILDGSNSDHESNGSPKTSRKPQKRGRAKLQSVSKASDTRYPDLLQSQPASSSYGCLSLLKKKRSGDLFVGNKPRAVGKRTPRVPVASMYQRDDKIGPSNRQAKPDANNGDDEGALAALALAEVCQRGSPQVSQTSGRSSGQMFLSPGKSIDRKNADSEMGSSKMHGFQVEADYPEGSLGSREAETGDYPKDASYFLNNEGSVSGKSKPKVKRSQKRRKKAAHKTEDQFEDDREACSGTEEGCSSRKAKDISDLDVFGSKGSWPSNKSNKRSRQLFFGDELSALDALHTLADISVNILQPSSIAESESSAQFKDGSKDNESDDKPSVPAAVSLFDKKDKPRKTKKIKRQSEIAGNEVVTRKKARLSKDHHHDGSTSEVKQDDCKCGVKMEKKKRKSSILKISKDEKNTLKDSEKTEASAEEGKVSSNKGRHTHVSPVSKQNKSKAQESSPAHADLGKEAMDTVDTTENAITQQSDSASKSKSRRKLGILKALAPESKPAEGADDSCDNVSYPVNNVTELKDKLSHCLSSRFLRRWCMSEWFYSAIDYPWFAKSEFVEYLNHVKLGHVPRLTRVEWGVIRSSLGKPRRLSKQFLQEEREKLSQYRESVRQHYAELQSGVREGLPTDLARPLAVGQRVIACHPKTRELHDGSVLTVDRNRCRVQFDRPELGVEFVMDIDCMPLHPLENFPESLRRQNIVNKYYSSFSEVKFEDRSKEYGGGGAPRFIPNGDAFDSIAQAKTTANEATVAAQQAMYGQPCTLSQIQEREADIRALAELSRALDKKEALLVELRHMNEEVSGKQKDGEIIRDLEHFRKQYAMVLVQLRDSNDHVASALLCLRQRNTFHGQPTQSYPNKSTENGGAFNRTPDPSSNLFGYINQESGSQVMEIIETSRSKAKTMVDVAVQAMCKVSEGENAFAKIGEALDNLNLRGTGSGSSILGIRRIPPDSGQANSDNSASGRFDPAAATNNISSPRVLPNGSDSEAQFPSELISSCVATILMIQNCTEKQYHPAEVAHILDSALSRLQPCSSQNVPIFREIEMCMGIIKNQMLALIPTPSG, translated from the exons ATGTCTTCCACAAGAAAAGTGAGAAATGTAAACAAGCGCTATGCCAAAATTAATGAAGATTGGCCGGAAAAGGATGCAACAGTTGTACATAAAAATAAAGTGCGA AAGAAGAAACTATCCGACCTTGGTTCTCAGTGGAGCAAAGATGAGTTGGAGCGCTTCTATGCAGCTTATAGAAAATATGGAAAAGATTGGAGGAAG GTGGCTGGTGCCGTCCATGATAGAACATCTGATATGGTGGAGGCTCTTTACAACATGAATAGG GCATATTTGTCTCTTCCAGAGGGAACTGCTACTGCTGCAGGGTTGATAGCGATGATGACTGATCATTATAATATTCTG GATGGGAGTAACAGTGACCATGAGAGTAATGGTTCACCAAAAACTTCTAGGAAGCCACAGAAGCGTGGCCGTGCAAAGCTTCAGTCTGTGTCGAAGGCATCTGATACACGTTACCCTGATCTATTGCAATCTCAGCCTGCTTCATCGAGCTATGGATGCCTTTCTTTGTTGAAGAAGAAACGTTCTGGAG ACTTGTTTGTAGGTAACAAGCCCCGTGCTGTTGGAAAAAGGACTCCACGAGTGCCTGTTGCAAGCATGTACCAGCGAGATGACAAGATAGGTCCATCAAATAGACAAGCAAAACCAGATGCTAATAATGGTGATGATGAAGGTGCTCTAGCTGCTTTAGCTCTGGCAGAGGTCTGTCAAAGAGGCTCACCTCAGGTTTCTCAAACATCTGGAAGATCCAGTGGTCAAATGTTCCTGTCTCCTGGTAAAAGTATCGACAGAAAA AATGCAGATTCAGAGATGGGGAGTTCAAAGATGCATGGATTTCAAGTAGAGGCTGATTATCCGGAAGGTAGCTTAGGAAGCAGGGAAGCAGAGACTGGTGACTATCCCAAAGATGCTTCCTATTTTCTGAATAACGAAGGTTCTGTGTCTGGCAAGTCTAAGCCAAAAGTTAAGAGGTCACAAAAGAGAAGAAAGAAAGCTGCACACAAAACAGAAGATCAATTCGAGGATGACAGAGAGGCTTGCAGTGGCACCGAAGAAGGGTGTAGTTCCAGAAAGGCCAAGGATATATCAGATTTGGATGTATTTGGAAGTAAAGGTTCATGGCCATCTAACAAATCAAACAAAAGAAGCCGCCAACTATTTTTTGGCG ATGAATTGTCAGCTCTCGACGCGTTACATACATTAGCTGATATCTCTGTGAATATTCTACAACCTTCTTCTATCGCTGAATCTG AATCATCGGCACAGTTCAAGGATGGAAGCAAAGACAATGAATCTGATGATAAGCCTAGTGTGCCTGCAGCAGTATCATTATTTGACAAAAAAGATAAGCCCAGAAAAACAAAAAAGATCAAAAGGCAGTCAGAAATTGCAGGCAACGAGGTGGTTACTAGGAAAAAAGCTAGACTTTCTAAAGATCACCATCATGACGGGAGTACTTCTGAAGTAAAGCAGGATGATTGTAAATGTGGTGTTAAAAtggagaaaaagaaaagaaagtcTTCCATATTGAAG ATCTCCAAAGATGAGAAGAATACACTAAAAGATAGTGAGAAGACCGAG GCTTCTGCTGAAGAAGGGAAGGTATCTTCTAATAAAGGTAGGCATACTCATGTTAGTCCAGTTTCAAAACAAAACAAGTCCAAAGCACAGGAAAGTTCTCCAGCACATGCTGATCTTGGAAAAGAAGCCATGGATACGGTGGACACGACAGAAAATGCAATAACTCAGCAATCGGACTCGGCATCAAAGTCTAAAAGCCGGCGCAAGTTAGGCATTTTGAAAGCACTTGCTCCAGAGAGCAAGCCTGCTGAGGGCGCTGATGATTCGTGCGATAATGTTTCCTACCCAGTGAATAACGTTACTGAACTCAAG GACAAGCTCTCTCACTGCTTATCTTCACGTTTCCTCCGGAGATGGTGCATGTCTGAGTGGTTCTATAGTGCAATTGATTATCCATGGTTTGCGAAGAGTGAATTCGTGGAGTACTTGAATCATGTAAAGCTGGGTCATGTACCAAGGCTGACTCGTGTCGAGTGGGGTGTTATAAGGAG TTCTCTTGGAAAGCCACGTCGATTGTCAAAGCAGTTTTTACAAGAGGAGAGGGAAAAGCTTTCTCAGTATCGCGAGTCAGTCAGACAACACTATGCTGAACTTCAGTCTGGTGTTCGAGAAGGTCTACCAACTGATCTTGCTCGGCCCTTAGCAGTTGGGCAGCGCGTTATAGCCTGTCATCCCAAAACAAGAGAACTTCATGATGGGAGTGTTTTGACTGTCGACCGTAATCGCTGTCGGGTTCAATTTGATCGTCCGGAGCTGGGTGTTGAGTTTGTGATG GATATTGATTGTATGCCGTTACACCCACTGGAAAATTTCCCTGAGTCTCTCAGACGCCAAAATATCGTGAATAAATACTACAGCAGCTTCTCAGAAGTAAAGTTCGAGGATCGGTCCAAAGAATATGGTGGTGGAGGTGCACCAAGATTCATACCAAAT GGGGATGCATTTGATTCGATTGCACAGGCCAAAACCACAGCAAACGAGGCTACAGTCGCTGCACAGCAGGCAATGTACGGCCAGCCATGTACACTGTCACAGATTCAGGAAAGGGAAGCAGATATAAGGGCTCTTGCTGAACTATCGCGTGCTCTTGATAAGAAG GAAGCCTTGCTGGTAGAGTTGAGGCACATGAACGAAGAAGTGTCTGGAAAGCAAAAGGATGGGGAAATTATTAGAGATTTGGAGCACTTCAGGAAGCAATACGCCATGGTTCTTGTACAGCTGAGAGATTCGAATGATCAT GTGGCTTCAGCGTTGCTTTGTCTGCGGCAACGGAACACATTTCATGGGCAGCCAACGCAGTCATATCCTAATAAATCCACGGAAAATGGTGGAGCTTTTAACAGAACACCAGACCCATCTAGTAACCTTTTTGGTTATATTAATCAGGAGTCTGGATCCCAAGTGATGGAGATTATTGAGACTTCAAGGTCCAAAGCTAAAACGATGGTTGATGTCGCTGTTCAG GCAATGTGCAAAGTAAGCGAAGGAGAGAACGCTTTTGCCAAGATAGGGGAAGCACTAGACAATCTGAACCTCCGTGGCACCGGCTCTGGTTCGAGCATACTAGGCATAAGGCGGATACCACCCGATTCCGGGCAGGCGAATTCAGATAACAGCGCCTCGGGCCGCTTCGACCCTGCTGCAGCAACTAATAACATTTCCAGTCCAAGAGTATTGCCCAACGGCAGCGACTCCGAAGCCCAGTTCCCATCGGAGCTGATTTCGTCCTGTGTAGCGACCATCCTGATGATACAG AATTGCACGGAGAAGCAGTATCACCCTGCGGAAGTGGCGCACATTCTCGACTCAGCGCTGTCGCGGCTGCAACCGTGCAGCTCGCAGAACGTCCCCATCTTCAGGGAGATTGAGATGTGCATGGGTATCATCAAGAACCAGATGCTGGCGCTGATACCCACCCCTAGTGGCT
- the LOC109769218 gene encoding protein ALWAYS EARLY 3 isoform X2: MSSTRKVRNVNKRYAKINEDWPEKDATVVHKNKVRKKKLSDLGSQWSKDELERFYAAYRKYGKDWRKVAGAVHDRTSDMVEALYNMNRAYLSLPEGTATAAGLIAMMTDHYNILDGSNSDHESNGSPKTSRKPQKRGRAKLQSVSKASDTRYPDLLQSQPASSSYGCLSLLKKKRSGGNKPRAVGKRTPRVPVASMYQRDDKIGPSNRQAKPDANNGDDEGALAALALAEVCQRGSPQVSQTSGRSSGQMFLSPGKSIDRKNADSEMGSSKMHGFQVEADYPEGSLGSREAETGDYPKDASYFLNNEGSVSGKSKPKVKRSQKRRKKAAHKTEDQFEDDREACSGTEEGCSSRKAKDISDLDVFGSKGSWPSNKSNKRSRQLFFGDELSALDALHTLADISVNILQPSSIAESESSAQFKDGSKDNESDDKPSVPAAVSLFDKKDKPRKTKKIKRQSEIAGNEVVTRKKARLSKDHHHDGSTSEVKQDDCKCGVKMEKKKRKSSILKISKDEKNTLKDSEKTEASAEEGKVSSNKGRHTHVSPVSKQNKSKAQESSPAHADLGKEAMDTVDTTENAITQQSDSASKSKSRRKLGILKALAPESKPAEGADDSCDNVSYPVNNVTELKDKLSHCLSSRFLRRWCMSEWFYSAIDYPWFAKSEFVEYLNHVKLGHVPRLTRVEWGVIRSSLGKPRRLSKQFLQEEREKLSQYRESVRQHYAELQSGVREGLPTDLARPLAVGQRVIACHPKTRELHDGSVLTVDRNRCRVQFDRPELGVEFVMDIDCMPLHPLENFPESLRRQNIVNKYYSSFSEVKFEDRSKEYGGGGAPRFIPNGDAFDSIAQAKTTANEATVAAQQAMYGQPCTLSQIQEREADIRALAELSRALDKKEALLVELRHMNEEVSGKQKDGEIIRDLEHFRKQYAMVLVQLRDSNDHVASALLCLRQRNTFHGQPTQSYPNKSTENGGAFNRTPDPSSNLFGYINQESGSQVMEIIETSRSKAKTMVDVAVQAMCKVSEGENAFAKIGEALDNLNLRGTGSGSSILGIRRIPPDSGQANSDNSASGRFDPAAATNNISSPRVLPNGSDSEAQFPSELISSCVATILMIQNCTEKQYHPAEVAHILDSALSRLQPCSSQNVPIFREIEMCMGIIKNQMLALIPTPSG; encoded by the exons ATGTCTTCCACAAGAAAAGTGAGAAATGTAAACAAGCGCTATGCCAAAATTAATGAAGATTGGCCGGAAAAGGATGCAACAGTTGTACATAAAAATAAAGTGCGA AAGAAGAAACTATCCGACCTTGGTTCTCAGTGGAGCAAAGATGAGTTGGAGCGCTTCTATGCAGCTTATAGAAAATATGGAAAAGATTGGAGGAAG GTGGCTGGTGCCGTCCATGATAGAACATCTGATATGGTGGAGGCTCTTTACAACATGAATAGG GCATATTTGTCTCTTCCAGAGGGAACTGCTACTGCTGCAGGGTTGATAGCGATGATGACTGATCATTATAATATTCTG GATGGGAGTAACAGTGACCATGAGAGTAATGGTTCACCAAAAACTTCTAGGAAGCCACAGAAGCGTGGCCGTGCAAAGCTTCAGTCTGTGTCGAAGGCATCTGATACACGTTACCCTGATCTATTGCAATCTCAGCCTGCTTCATCGAGCTATGGATGCCTTTCTTTGTTGAAGAAGAAACGTTCTGGAG GTAACAAGCCCCGTGCTGTTGGAAAAAGGACTCCACGAGTGCCTGTTGCAAGCATGTACCAGCGAGATGACAAGATAGGTCCATCAAATAGACAAGCAAAACCAGATGCTAATAATGGTGATGATGAAGGTGCTCTAGCTGCTTTAGCTCTGGCAGAGGTCTGTCAAAGAGGCTCACCTCAGGTTTCTCAAACATCTGGAAGATCCAGTGGTCAAATGTTCCTGTCTCCTGGTAAAAGTATCGACAGAAAA AATGCAGATTCAGAGATGGGGAGTTCAAAGATGCATGGATTTCAAGTAGAGGCTGATTATCCGGAAGGTAGCTTAGGAAGCAGGGAAGCAGAGACTGGTGACTATCCCAAAGATGCTTCCTATTTTCTGAATAACGAAGGTTCTGTGTCTGGCAAGTCTAAGCCAAAAGTTAAGAGGTCACAAAAGAGAAGAAAGAAAGCTGCACACAAAACAGAAGATCAATTCGAGGATGACAGAGAGGCTTGCAGTGGCACCGAAGAAGGGTGTAGTTCCAGAAAGGCCAAGGATATATCAGATTTGGATGTATTTGGAAGTAAAGGTTCATGGCCATCTAACAAATCAAACAAAAGAAGCCGCCAACTATTTTTTGGCG ATGAATTGTCAGCTCTCGACGCGTTACATACATTAGCTGATATCTCTGTGAATATTCTACAACCTTCTTCTATCGCTGAATCTG AATCATCGGCACAGTTCAAGGATGGAAGCAAAGACAATGAATCTGATGATAAGCCTAGTGTGCCTGCAGCAGTATCATTATTTGACAAAAAAGATAAGCCCAGAAAAACAAAAAAGATCAAAAGGCAGTCAGAAATTGCAGGCAACGAGGTGGTTACTAGGAAAAAAGCTAGACTTTCTAAAGATCACCATCATGACGGGAGTACTTCTGAAGTAAAGCAGGATGATTGTAAATGTGGTGTTAAAAtggagaaaaagaaaagaaagtcTTCCATATTGAAG ATCTCCAAAGATGAGAAGAATACACTAAAAGATAGTGAGAAGACCGAG GCTTCTGCTGAAGAAGGGAAGGTATCTTCTAATAAAGGTAGGCATACTCATGTTAGTCCAGTTTCAAAACAAAACAAGTCCAAAGCACAGGAAAGTTCTCCAGCACATGCTGATCTTGGAAAAGAAGCCATGGATACGGTGGACACGACAGAAAATGCAATAACTCAGCAATCGGACTCGGCATCAAAGTCTAAAAGCCGGCGCAAGTTAGGCATTTTGAAAGCACTTGCTCCAGAGAGCAAGCCTGCTGAGGGCGCTGATGATTCGTGCGATAATGTTTCCTACCCAGTGAATAACGTTACTGAACTCAAG GACAAGCTCTCTCACTGCTTATCTTCACGTTTCCTCCGGAGATGGTGCATGTCTGAGTGGTTCTATAGTGCAATTGATTATCCATGGTTTGCGAAGAGTGAATTCGTGGAGTACTTGAATCATGTAAAGCTGGGTCATGTACCAAGGCTGACTCGTGTCGAGTGGGGTGTTATAAGGAG TTCTCTTGGAAAGCCACGTCGATTGTCAAAGCAGTTTTTACAAGAGGAGAGGGAAAAGCTTTCTCAGTATCGCGAGTCAGTCAGACAACACTATGCTGAACTTCAGTCTGGTGTTCGAGAAGGTCTACCAACTGATCTTGCTCGGCCCTTAGCAGTTGGGCAGCGCGTTATAGCCTGTCATCCCAAAACAAGAGAACTTCATGATGGGAGTGTTTTGACTGTCGACCGTAATCGCTGTCGGGTTCAATTTGATCGTCCGGAGCTGGGTGTTGAGTTTGTGATG GATATTGATTGTATGCCGTTACACCCACTGGAAAATTTCCCTGAGTCTCTCAGACGCCAAAATATCGTGAATAAATACTACAGCAGCTTCTCAGAAGTAAAGTTCGAGGATCGGTCCAAAGAATATGGTGGTGGAGGTGCACCAAGATTCATACCAAAT GGGGATGCATTTGATTCGATTGCACAGGCCAAAACCACAGCAAACGAGGCTACAGTCGCTGCACAGCAGGCAATGTACGGCCAGCCATGTACACTGTCACAGATTCAGGAAAGGGAAGCAGATATAAGGGCTCTTGCTGAACTATCGCGTGCTCTTGATAAGAAG GAAGCCTTGCTGGTAGAGTTGAGGCACATGAACGAAGAAGTGTCTGGAAAGCAAAAGGATGGGGAAATTATTAGAGATTTGGAGCACTTCAGGAAGCAATACGCCATGGTTCTTGTACAGCTGAGAGATTCGAATGATCAT GTGGCTTCAGCGTTGCTTTGTCTGCGGCAACGGAACACATTTCATGGGCAGCCAACGCAGTCATATCCTAATAAATCCACGGAAAATGGTGGAGCTTTTAACAGAACACCAGACCCATCTAGTAACCTTTTTGGTTATATTAATCAGGAGTCTGGATCCCAAGTGATGGAGATTATTGAGACTTCAAGGTCCAAAGCTAAAACGATGGTTGATGTCGCTGTTCAG GCAATGTGCAAAGTAAGCGAAGGAGAGAACGCTTTTGCCAAGATAGGGGAAGCACTAGACAATCTGAACCTCCGTGGCACCGGCTCTGGTTCGAGCATACTAGGCATAAGGCGGATACCACCCGATTCCGGGCAGGCGAATTCAGATAACAGCGCCTCGGGCCGCTTCGACCCTGCTGCAGCAACTAATAACATTTCCAGTCCAAGAGTATTGCCCAACGGCAGCGACTCCGAAGCCCAGTTCCCATCGGAGCTGATTTCGTCCTGTGTAGCGACCATCCTGATGATACAG AATTGCACGGAGAAGCAGTATCACCCTGCGGAAGTGGCGCACATTCTCGACTCAGCGCTGTCGCGGCTGCAACCGTGCAGCTCGCAGAACGTCCCCATCTTCAGGGAGATTGAGATGTGCATGGGTATCATCAAGAACCAGATGCTGGCGCTGATACCCACCCCTAGTGGCT